A genomic stretch from Solanum stenotomum isolate F172 chromosome 8, ASM1918654v1, whole genome shotgun sequence includes:
- the LOC125874756 gene encoding L-idonate 5-dehydrogenase-like: MATKTHLSDGEVDQYSVTEEENLAVWLLAIKTLRIQPFNLPSLGPYDVKIRIKAVGICGSDIHHFKNMRVANFVVKKPMVLGHECAGIVEQVGSQVKFLMIGDRVALEPGISCRQCQLCKDGRYNLCRKMKFFGSPPTNGALANQVVHPADLCFKLPDNVSLEEGAMCEPLSVGVHACRRANVGPDTKLIIIGAGPIGLVTMLAARAFGSPKIVIVDVDDCRLSFAKDLGADEIIKVSSIMQDVEEEVVRIRNAMGGPVDLSFDCVGFNKTMTTALQATRAGGKVCLVGLGQSEMTLPLTSAAAREVDVIGIFRYRNTWPLCIELLRTGEIDVKPLITHRYNFTQEGVDEAFETSSRGGNAIKVMFNL, from the exons ATGGCGACCAAGACACATCTATCAGACGGTGAAGTAGATCAATACAGTGTAACAGAAGAAGAGAACTTGGCAGTTTGGCTTCTTGCTATCAAAACACTTCGGATTCAGCCCTTTAATCTCCCATCTCTTG GTCCTTATGATGTCAAGATTCGCATTAAAGCTGTTGGTATATGTGGAAGTGATATCCATCACTTTAAG AATATGAGAGTAGCTAATTTCGTGGTTAAAAAACCAATGGTACTTGGCCATGAGTGTGCTGGAATTGTAGAACAAGTTGGTAGCCAAGTGAAGTTTCTGATGATCGGTGATCGTGTAGCTTTGGAACCTGGTATTAGTTGCAGGCAGTGTCAACTATGCAAAGACGGTCGCTACAATCTCTGCCGTAAAATGAAGTTCTTTGGCTCTCCTCCAACAAATGGTGCTTTAGCCAACCAG GTGGTGCATCCTGCAGATCTATGTTTTAAGTTACCAGATAATGTAAGCTTGGAGGAAGGTGCAATGTGTGAACCTTTGAGTGTTGGTGTCCATGCTTGCCGCCGTGCCAATGTAGGTCCTGACACCAAACTAATCATCATAGGTGCAGGACCTATTGGCCTGGTCACTATGCTGGCAGCTCGTGCTTTTGGATCACCCAAGATAGTTATCGTTGATGTGGATGATTGTCGTTTATCTTTCGCGAAAGACCTGGGTGCTGATGAGATCATTAAAGTTTCTTCCATTATGCAG GATGTGGAGGAGGAAGTGGTGCGAATACGTAATGCAATGGGTGGTCCTGTGGATTTGAGCTTTGATTGTGTTGGTTTTAACAAGACTATGACAACGGCTCTACAAGCCACCCGCGCTGGTGGTAAAGTATGCCTCGTTGGATTAGGCCAGAGTGAGATGACTCTCCCTCTTACTTCAGCTGCTGCAAG GGAGGTGGATGTCATAGGCATTTTCAGATACCGAAATACATGGCCGCTCTGCATTGAACTTCTGAGAACTGGGGAAATAGATGTGAAGCCTCTCATAACCCACAGGTATAACTTTACTCAAGAGGGTGTGGATGAAGCCTTTGAGACCAGTTCTCGCGGCGGAAATGCCATCAAGGTCATGTTCAACCTGTAG